The following coding sequences lie in one Syngnathoides biaculeatus isolate LvHL_M chromosome 16, ASM1980259v1, whole genome shotgun sequence genomic window:
- the slc16a6b gene encoding solute carrier family 16 member 6b isoform X1, with protein MRGSNSQGCLGPKVYPEVPEGGWGWAVAVSFFMVEISTYGTLKSLGIFLQDLMEEFKESNSRVSWVISICVFIFTFTAPLSTVLSNRFGHRPVVMMGGFLISLGTITSAFTNSINEMYITIGIVSGLGYCLCFLPTVTILAQYFSKLRALVTSIASSGESFAILAFAPAFMKLKEHIGWRYCFIVLGIFQSSIIGFGLILCPIVIQPELEQDDTEVVESLSLKHIQDVYELENEQTRISISSGISQGSEDSGVTSLCGSNADLGNAGAETKAEWELQDKEDQELSLSNPPSPIKVHAESKVSDVPESSRSKLLDFSVLKDGAFICYSLFGLFATLGFFAPQLYIVELSKSHGVEPSLASYMLSVMAVAEIFGRLSIGVLLNKVSCRKTLVLLWCVVFLCLVLVAFTIVWDFWGLVICCAVYGYFLGTVASTHIPMLAEEDVVGIHKMASCVGVYVFIQSFAGLAGPPLGGVLVDVTDNYGAAFYSCAVGMGLSAICLALVGPIKSGMCQKLRGEIVQQDDKTSQDNDQPDFLDVDLAVEDSPIKKSIDKDNICGV; from the exons ATGAGGGGGTCCAATTCCCAGGGTTGTCTGGGTCCTAAAGTCTACCCAGAGGTGCCCGAGGGTGGCTGGGGCTGGGCTGTTGCTGTCTCTTTCTTCATGGTGGAGATCTCCACCTACGGGACCCTCAAGAGTCTGGGGATCTTTCTTCAGGATTTAATGGAGGAATTTAAGGAGAGTAACAGTCGGGTGTCATGGGTCATCTCCATCTGTGTCTTCATCTTTACTTTCACTG CCCCCTTGTCCACCGTCTTGAGCAACCGTTTTGGCCACCGCCCTGTTGTAATGATGGGGGGGTTCCTCATCAGCTTGGGAACTATCACCTCCGCCTTCACCAACTCCATTAATGAGATGTACATCACCATTGGCATAGTCTCAG GCCTTGGCTACTGTCTCTGCTTCCTCCCAACTGTTACAATTCTTGCCCAGTACTTCTCCAAGCTGCGAGCCCTTGTAACCTCCATTGCTTCTTCCGGAGAATCTTTCGCCATCCTTGCGTTTGCACCAG CCTTCATGAAGCTGAAGGAGCATATTGGATGGCGTTACTGTTTCATTGTCCTTGGGATTTTTCAGTCATCTATTATTGGTTTTGGGCTTATTCTTTGTCCAATCGTCATTCAACCAGAGCTTGAACAGGACGACACCGAAGTGGTAGAGTCACTCTCTCTGAAACATATTCAGGATGTTTATGAACTAGAAAACGAACAGACCAGAATCTCCATCAGTTCGGGAATTTCCCAGGGTTCCGAGGACTCAGGCGTCACTTCCCTTTGTGGCTCGAATGCTGATTTGGGGAATGCAGGGGCAGAAACCAAGGCAGAGTGGGAGCTGCAGGACAAAGAGGACCAGGAACTATCTTTGTCCAACCCCCCTTCACCAATCAAAGTGCATGCTGAGTCTAAAGTATCAGATGTTCCTGAATCATCAAGATCCAAACTCCTGGACTTCTCTGTCCTGAAAGACGGTGCCTTCATTTGCTACTCACTCTTTGGCTTGTTCGCTACTCTGGGTTTTTTTGCCCCTCAACTCTACATCGTTGAACTAAGTAAAAGCCACGGCGTGGAGCCCAGCTTGGCCTCCTATATGCTCTCTGTGATGGCGGTGGCTGAGATCTTTGGCCGTCTGTCCATCGGTGTGTTGCTGAACAAGGTCTCTTGCAGAAAGACCCTGGTGTTGCTgtggtgtgttgtttttttatgcctGGTGCTGGTGGCCTTCACCATTGTTTGGGACTTTTGGGGCCTAGTGATTTGCTGTGCTGTCTATGGCTACTTCCTGGGCACAGTGGCCTCCACCCACATCCCCATGCTGGCTGAGGAGGATGTGGTTGGCATCCACAAAATGGCGTCATGTGTGGGAGTATATGTCTTCATTCAGAGCTTTGCTGGACTTGCTGGACCACCTCTCGGAG GTGTGTTGGTGGATGTCACAGATAATTACGGTGCTGCCTTCTACTCCTGTGCTGTTGGGATGGGGCTCAGTGCAATCTGCCTTGCTTTGGTTGGACCAATTAAGTCCGGCATGTGCCAAAAACTGAGAGGGGAGATTGTCCAGCAGGACGATAAAACTTCCCAGGACAACGACCAGCCTGACTTTTTGGATGTGGACTTAGCAGTGGAGGACAGTCCCATCAAAAAATCTATAGATAAAGACAATATTTGTGGAGTATGA
- the slc16a6b gene encoding solute carrier family 16 member 6b isoform X2: MRASGCHVPFFLSPLSTGLGYCLCFLPTVTILAQYFSKLRALVTSIASSGESFAILAFAPAFMKLKEHIGWRYCFIVLGIFQSSIIGFGLILCPIVIQPELEQDDTEVVESLSLKHIQDVYELENEQTRISISSGISQGSEDSGVTSLCGSNADLGNAGAETKAEWELQDKEDQELSLSNPPSPIKVHAESKVSDVPESSRSKLLDFSVLKDGAFICYSLFGLFATLGFFAPQLYIVELSKSHGVEPSLASYMLSVMAVAEIFGRLSIGVLLNKVSCRKTLVLLWCVVFLCLVLVAFTIVWDFWGLVICCAVYGYFLGTVASTHIPMLAEEDVVGIHKMASCVGVYVFIQSFAGLAGPPLGGVLVDVTDNYGAAFYSCAVGMGLSAICLALVGPIKSGMCQKLRGEIVQQDDKTSQDNDQPDFLDVDLAVEDSPIKKSIDKDNICGV, translated from the exons ATGCGGGCCAGTGGCTGTCATGTCCCCTTTTTCTTGTCTCCTCTTTCTACAGGCCTTGGCTACTGTCTCTGCTTCCTCCCAACTGTTACAATTCTTGCCCAGTACTTCTCCAAGCTGCGAGCCCTTGTAACCTCCATTGCTTCTTCCGGAGAATCTTTCGCCATCCTTGCGTTTGCACCAG CCTTCATGAAGCTGAAGGAGCATATTGGATGGCGTTACTGTTTCATTGTCCTTGGGATTTTTCAGTCATCTATTATTGGTTTTGGGCTTATTCTTTGTCCAATCGTCATTCAACCAGAGCTTGAACAGGACGACACCGAAGTGGTAGAGTCACTCTCTCTGAAACATATTCAGGATGTTTATGAACTAGAAAACGAACAGACCAGAATCTCCATCAGTTCGGGAATTTCCCAGGGTTCCGAGGACTCAGGCGTCACTTCCCTTTGTGGCTCGAATGCTGATTTGGGGAATGCAGGGGCAGAAACCAAGGCAGAGTGGGAGCTGCAGGACAAAGAGGACCAGGAACTATCTTTGTCCAACCCCCCTTCACCAATCAAAGTGCATGCTGAGTCTAAAGTATCAGATGTTCCTGAATCATCAAGATCCAAACTCCTGGACTTCTCTGTCCTGAAAGACGGTGCCTTCATTTGCTACTCACTCTTTGGCTTGTTCGCTACTCTGGGTTTTTTTGCCCCTCAACTCTACATCGTTGAACTAAGTAAAAGCCACGGCGTGGAGCCCAGCTTGGCCTCCTATATGCTCTCTGTGATGGCGGTGGCTGAGATCTTTGGCCGTCTGTCCATCGGTGTGTTGCTGAACAAGGTCTCTTGCAGAAAGACCCTGGTGTTGCTgtggtgtgttgtttttttatgcctGGTGCTGGTGGCCTTCACCATTGTTTGGGACTTTTGGGGCCTAGTGATTTGCTGTGCTGTCTATGGCTACTTCCTGGGCACAGTGGCCTCCACCCACATCCCCATGCTGGCTGAGGAGGATGTGGTTGGCATCCACAAAATGGCGTCATGTGTGGGAGTATATGTCTTCATTCAGAGCTTTGCTGGACTTGCTGGACCACCTCTCGGAG GTGTGTTGGTGGATGTCACAGATAATTACGGTGCTGCCTTCTACTCCTGTGCTGTTGGGATGGGGCTCAGTGCAATCTGCCTTGCTTTGGTTGGACCAATTAAGTCCGGCATGTGCCAAAAACTGAGAGGGGAGATTGTCCAGCAGGACGATAAAACTTCCCAGGACAACGACCAGCCTGACTTTTTGGATGTGGACTTAGCAGTGGAGGACAGTCCCATCAAAAAATCTATAGATAAAGACAATATTTGTGGAGTATGA